A single genomic interval of Brevibacillus brevis harbors:
- a CDS encoding 3-ketoacyl-ACP reductase, with amino-acid sequence MAIDLKGKTAIITGAGKGIGRATAIALAKEGVNLGLLARSEENLKQVAKEVEAYGVKVAIATADVSNYDDVTTAVTSIKNELGQIDILLNNAGVAKFGKFLELETSEWEQIIQVNLMGVYYVTRAVLPGMIDQNSGDIINISSTAGQKGAPVTSAYSASKFGVLGLTESLALEVRKHNIRVTALTPSTVATDMAIDLGLTDGNPEKTMQPEDIAEFVVSQLKLNKRIFVKSAGLWSTNP; translated from the coding sequence TTGGCTATCGATCTAAAAGGAAAAACCGCAATCATTACAGGTGCAGGTAAAGGCATCGGTCGCGCTACTGCAATTGCGTTGGCAAAAGAAGGCGTGAATCTCGGCCTCTTGGCTCGCTCTGAGGAAAATTTGAAGCAAGTAGCCAAGGAAGTAGAAGCATACGGCGTGAAGGTCGCGATTGCGACAGCAGACGTTTCCAACTATGATGACGTCACGACAGCGGTTACCTCTATCAAAAATGAACTGGGTCAAATTGATATCCTGCTCAACAATGCAGGCGTCGCTAAATTCGGTAAATTCCTGGAGCTGGAAACCAGCGAATGGGAGCAAATCATCCAAGTCAATCTGATGGGTGTGTACTACGTGACTCGCGCTGTACTCCCTGGCATGATTGACCAGAACTCCGGTGACATTATCAACATCTCCTCTACTGCTGGGCAAAAAGGCGCTCCTGTCACCAGCGCGTATAGTGCATCCAAGTTTGGTGTTCTTGGTCTGACTGAATCGTTGGCCCTCGAAGTTCGCAAACACAACATTCGCGTAACGGCGCTTACGCCTAGCACAGTAGCAACCGATATGGCAATTGACTTGGGTCTGACCGACGGAAATCCAGAAAAGACCATGCAGCCTGAGGATATTGCTGAGTTCGTGGTTAGCCAGTTGAAGCTGAATAAACGCATCTTTGTAAAATCCGCTGGACTTTGGTCCACCAATCCATAG
- a CDS encoding sensor histidine kinase produces the protein MKMTVRMKIFAMGLLLLIVGNTISLTTQVYTGGLFDQFQREQIDDNYLSASPEEQIEKLKSYVLDKMELNVLLRASIFVLIGLSFIFWISGVLTLPLKKLIDAIERVAQGDLNVKVPVDTKDEYGKVSQTFNDMTFRLREAEETRRRLVADVAHELRTPLSIMQLKLENYQQAGHHVPPEMLLRIHDEVIRMSLLVDDLHVLSLAEAGQLSLDRKPLDLTIHLERIVDDLKFEAEENGLDIRLHTITRPVTVMADARRITQVFFNLLTNAIRYTPREGKITVEIENRVVERNAFFARVSVIDTGIGIPEEHLHHLFDRFYRVDEARSRHTGGTGLGLSIVHHFVRAHGGFIRVESQPDEGAVFTVYLPIGHDI, from the coding sequence ATGAAGATGACGGTCCGGATGAAAATATTTGCTATGGGACTGCTTTTGCTCATTGTGGGTAACACTATCTCCCTTACAACGCAAGTTTACACAGGCGGCTTGTTCGATCAATTTCAAAGGGAACAAATCGATGACAACTATTTGAGCGCCTCGCCCGAAGAGCAAATCGAAAAATTAAAATCATATGTCCTTGACAAAATGGAGCTGAACGTACTGCTTAGAGCGTCCATTTTTGTTTTGATCGGGTTGTCCTTTATTTTTTGGATATCGGGAGTGCTGACCCTCCCGCTCAAAAAGCTTATAGACGCCATAGAGCGCGTGGCGCAGGGCGACTTGAACGTCAAAGTACCTGTAGACACGAAAGATGAGTATGGGAAAGTCAGCCAAACGTTCAATGATATGACGTTTCGTCTGCGTGAAGCCGAAGAAACCCGCAGACGATTGGTGGCCGATGTTGCTCACGAGCTTCGCACGCCGCTGTCGATTATGCAGCTTAAATTGGAGAATTATCAGCAGGCCGGTCATCATGTCCCGCCTGAAATGCTGCTTCGGATTCATGATGAAGTGATCCGAATGAGCCTGCTTGTAGATGATCTTCATGTCTTGTCGTTGGCAGAAGCGGGCCAGTTATCGCTCGATCGCAAACCGCTCGATCTGACGATACACCTAGAACGAATCGTGGACGACTTGAAATTCGAAGCAGAAGAAAATGGATTGGACATTCGCCTTCATACAATTACAAGGCCGGTTACCGTGATGGCCGATGCAAGACGAATTACGCAGGTTTTCTTTAATTTGCTGACCAATGCGATTCGTTACACGCCACGTGAAGGGAAGATTACGGTTGAAATCGAAAACCGGGTCGTTGAACGGAATGCGTTCTTTGCACGTGTCTCGGTGATCGATACCGGCATCGGGATACCGGAGGAACATCTGCACCACCTATTCGATCGATTTTACCGCGTAGACGAAGCACGCTCGCGGCATACAGGCGGTACGGGGCTCGGATTATCTATCGTCCATCATTTTGTAAGAGCCCACGGCGGTTTCATCCGCGTTGAAAGTCAGCCTGACGAAGGCGCTGTATTTACCGTTTATCTGCCTATAGGCCATGATATTTAA
- a CDS encoding response regulator: MEAKLLLVEDEPGMLEEMQTFLQREGFRILTACTGKEALMIAWSERPDLIVLDWMLPEKSGIDVCLEIRQTLQCGIIMVTARSDESDKIVGLEIGADDYLTKPFSLRELASRIRALLRRLRGPEDKSMFLERDNLIISEAKCQVFKDGLEIQLTPTEFKILFTLAGRPGIVFSRLQLLKAALADEYMGYERTMDSHIRNLRRKLGDDPANPRYIQTVYGFGYRFGERS; this comes from the coding sequence ATGGAAGCGAAATTGTTGCTTGTGGAGGACGAACCAGGCATGCTGGAGGAGATGCAGACCTTTTTGCAACGTGAAGGGTTCCGAATATTAACCGCCTGTACTGGCAAGGAAGCGCTTATGATTGCCTGGTCTGAACGGCCTGATCTCATCGTGCTTGATTGGATGCTCCCCGAGAAAAGCGGCATCGACGTTTGCCTCGAAATCAGGCAAACTTTGCAATGCGGCATTATTATGGTCACGGCCCGATCGGATGAATCGGATAAAATCGTCGGTCTGGAAATCGGCGCGGATGATTATTTGACGAAGCCGTTCAGTTTGCGCGAGCTCGCTTCGCGCATCCGAGCTTTACTTCGCCGCTTACGCGGACCTGAAGACAAGTCGATGTTCTTGGAAAGAGACAACTTGATCATTTCCGAGGCCAAATGTCAGGTATTCAAAGACGGTCTGGAAATCCAATTGACACCTACCGAATTCAAAATTCTGTTCACACTGGCGGGTCGTCCTGGCATTGTCTTTAGCCGTTTGCAATTGTTAAAGGCTGCTTTGGCGGATGAATACATGGGATACGAAAGAACGATGGACTCCCATATCCGGAATCTTCGCCGCAAACTGGGAGACGATCCTGCCAATCCTCGATATATTCAAACGGTATATGGTTTCGGTTACCGATTCGGTGAACGCTCATGA
- a CDS encoding DUF6223 family protein translates to MKTKLVSFGILCALLLVPTIASAEVTNGNVVYGLTPGRLWATMDAVVGLISAVIGGLSLARSAGRFGTGSGRRGAIVAAVMALIVIVYAGLHLANFTGDFGTGSGRAGAIVAIVMGLTGMVLAGLTLVRSRRSI, encoded by the coding sequence ATGAAAACGAAGCTAGTTTCATTCGGAATACTTTGTGCACTTTTGCTTGTTCCAACTATAGCCTCTGCTGAAGTAACCAACGGTAATGTCGTATACGGATTAACCCCCGGGCGACTCTGGGCCACGATGGACGCGGTGGTGGGGCTGATCAGTGCGGTCATCGGCGGGCTGTCTCTGGCCCGCTCCGCCGGTCGCTTCGGCACCGGATCAGGGAGACGCGGGGCCATCGTGGCTGCGGTGATGGCGTTGATCGTCATAGTTTACGCTGGGCTTCATCTGGCCAACTTTACCGGTGATTTCGGCACCGGTAGCGGGCGAGCCGGGGCCATTGTGGCCATCGTGATGGGGCTGACCGGCATGGTTCTCGCTGGGCTAACTTTGGTTCGCTCCCGCCGTTCCATCTGA
- a CDS encoding carboxypeptidase M32: MSTTVETRAAEFRDYVKKITSYTQALNVLYWDKATQAPRNGMDARSEIIGTLAGEQFKLATSKEMEALLTELSEPSVLETLDEITRHSVLECKKEFDRNRKIPADRHQAYVVLTAKAETVWEEARANNDFSMFQPYLEKIVNFQLEFIEYWGHDGKNKYNTLLDMYEPGMTVDQLDPIFATLREKTVKLVKAIADSPNKPDTSFLTKNFPVADQETFSRYILEKIGYDFKSGRMDRSAHPFCTTFNPGDVRITTRYAENDFNSALFSCIHEAGHAMYEQNINPDLLFTPLCDGTSMGIHESQSRYWENMVGRSLPFWNHFFADLQKAFPTQFEGVSVEDLHRAVNAVTPSFIRTEADELTYNLHVMIRYEIEKGLINQTIQVADLPKIWNEKMKEYLGVEPPTDALGVLQDVHWSGGMIGYFPTYSLGNVYAAQFVHVMEREINGYEELIAKGDFAPIREWLKEKIHQYGKMKSPRELVQAITGESTNATYLMNYLEKKYTDVYKLEK; encoded by the coding sequence ATGTCAACGACTGTGGAAACACGTGCGGCCGAATTTCGTGACTATGTGAAGAAAATAACCAGCTACACGCAAGCGCTGAACGTTCTGTATTGGGACAAGGCTACACAAGCGCCTCGCAATGGTATGGATGCCCGTTCCGAAATCATCGGGACATTGGCTGGCGAGCAATTCAAGCTGGCGACGTCTAAAGAAATGGAAGCGCTTTTGACGGAGCTGAGTGAGCCATCTGTCCTCGAAACATTGGATGAAATTACCCGTCATAGTGTGCTGGAATGCAAAAAGGAATTTGACCGCAACAGGAAAATTCCTGCTGACAGACATCAAGCGTACGTCGTGCTGACCGCTAAGGCAGAAACAGTGTGGGAAGAAGCTCGTGCCAACAACGACTTTTCCATGTTCCAGCCGTACCTGGAGAAAATCGTGAACTTCCAGCTCGAGTTCATCGAGTATTGGGGTCATGACGGCAAAAACAAGTACAACACCCTCTTGGACATGTATGAGCCTGGTATGACTGTCGATCAGCTCGATCCGATCTTTGCCACCTTGCGCGAGAAAACGGTCAAGCTGGTAAAAGCGATCGCCGACTCCCCGAACAAACCAGACACATCATTCTTGACGAAAAACTTCCCAGTGGCAGACCAGGAAACATTCAGCCGTTATATCCTCGAGAAAATCGGGTACGACTTCAAGTCTGGCCGCATGGATCGCAGTGCTCATCCATTCTGCACCACCTTCAACCCTGGTGATGTCCGCATTACGACGCGCTACGCTGAAAATGATTTCAATTCTGCGCTCTTCAGTTGTATTCACGAGGCTGGCCACGCGATGTATGAGCAGAATATCAATCCTGACTTGCTGTTCACTCCTCTGTGCGATGGTACCTCCATGGGGATTCACGAATCTCAATCCCGCTACTGGGAAAACATGGTCGGACGCAGTCTGCCGTTCTGGAATCACTTTTTCGCTGACTTGCAAAAAGCTTTCCCTACCCAATTCGAGGGTGTGTCTGTAGAAGACCTGCATCGTGCGGTTAACGCTGTTACTCCTTCCTTTATCCGGACTGAAGCAGATGAGTTGACGTACAACCTGCATGTCATGATCCGCTACGAAATCGAGAAAGGCTTGATCAATCAAACCATTCAAGTAGCTGATCTGCCAAAAATCTGGAATGAAAAAATGAAAGAATACCTCGGTGTTGAGCCACCGACAGATGCACTGGGTGTGCTTCAGGATGTACACTGGTCAGGCGGAATGATCGGTTACTTCCCTACTTACTCGCTGGGTAATGTGTATGCGGCACAATTCGTCCACGTTATGGAGCGGGAGATCAACGGCTACGAAGAGCTGATCGCAAAAGGCGATTTCGCTCCGATCCGTGAGTGGCTCAAGGAAAAAATTCATCAGTACGGTAAAATGAAGAGCCCTCGTGAACTCGTTCAAGCAATTACAGGCGAAAGTACAAATGCGACTTACTTGATGAATTATCTGGAGAAAAAATACACAGACGTATACAAGCTAGAAAAATAA
- a CDS encoding peptide chain release factor 3, whose protein sequence is MSQSNPQWENEIAKRRTFAIISHPDAGKTTMTEKLLYYGGAIREAGMVKGRKNSKHATSDWMEIEKKRGISVTSSAMDFEYNGHHINILDTPGHQDFSEDTYRTLTAADAAVMIIDVAKGVEAQTIKLFKVCRMRGIPIFTFVNKLDRHGKDPFELLEEIERVLGIRSYPMNWPIGMGSYFSGVFDRMKSRVEMYQSNTQHEDISFFPVEGAEDPLIGERVGQELWQQLQDEISLLDVAGDEYDPELINKGQLTPVFFGSAINNFGVQTFLDNFLQMAPAPSAKKSTEGLIDPYSNAFSGFIFKIQANMNPAHRDRIAFLRICSGKFERGMSVKHVRLGKDIKLAQPVQFMAQDREIVDESFAGDVIGLFDPGIFQIGDTLCVGKSFEYEEMPHFSPEFFSKVMVKDAMKHKQFQKGIMQLTEEGTVQLFRTHPMEELILGVVGVLQFEVLEYRLKAEYGVDIMLTRMPYQIARWLEGEKADLDVVKNRTVSDRYGRPVMLFESEYQLRVAMDKYSNIKFHESSLGLKSVHS, encoded by the coding sequence ATGAGTCAATCCAATCCCCAATGGGAAAATGAGATAGCAAAACGCCGTACCTTCGCCATCATCTCCCACCCGGATGCGGGTAAAACGACAATGACGGAAAAGCTGCTCTACTACGGCGGAGCCATCCGTGAAGCAGGGATGGTCAAAGGGCGCAAAAATTCCAAGCACGCCACCTCCGACTGGATGGAGATCGAGAAAAAGCGTGGAATCTCCGTTACGTCCAGTGCGATGGATTTCGAATACAACGGACATCACATCAACATTTTGGATACACCTGGTCACCAGGACTTCAGTGAAGATACGTACCGCACGCTGACGGCTGCTGACGCTGCTGTGATGATTATCGACGTAGCAAAAGGGGTAGAAGCACAGACGATCAAGCTGTTCAAGGTCTGTCGGATGCGGGGTATTCCAATCTTTACGTTTGTAAACAAGCTGGACCGTCACGGTAAAGATCCATTCGAGCTCTTGGAAGAAATTGAGCGCGTACTGGGTATTCGTTCTTATCCAATGAACTGGCCGATTGGGATGGGCAGCTATTTCAGCGGCGTATTTGACCGCATGAAGTCTCGTGTCGAGATGTATCAAAGTAATACACAGCACGAGGACATTTCCTTTTTCCCTGTAGAGGGAGCAGAAGATCCACTGATCGGTGAGCGTGTCGGTCAAGAACTGTGGCAGCAATTGCAGGACGAAATCTCCCTGCTGGATGTTGCCGGAGATGAATACGATCCTGAACTGATCAACAAAGGGCAACTGACGCCTGTTTTCTTCGGTAGTGCCATCAATAACTTCGGTGTACAAACATTCCTGGACAACTTCCTGCAAATGGCACCAGCACCTTCTGCGAAGAAAAGTACAGAAGGCTTGATCGATCCGTATTCGAACGCGTTTTCCGGCTTCATCTTTAAAATCCAAGCCAACATGAATCCAGCTCACCGAGATCGCATCGCTTTCTTGCGTATTTGCTCCGGCAAGTTTGAGCGGGGAATGTCAGTCAAGCACGTCCGTCTTGGCAAAGACATCAAATTGGCACAGCCGGTACAGTTTATGGCACAGGACCGCGAAATAGTCGATGAATCGTTCGCGGGAGATGTCATCGGTCTTTTTGACCCAGGCATTTTCCAGATCGGCGATACACTCTGCGTCGGAAAATCGTTTGAGTACGAAGAAATGCCGCACTTCTCGCCGGAGTTTTTCTCCAAGGTGATGGTGAAGGACGCCATGAAGCACAAGCAATTCCAAAAAGGGATCATGCAGTTGACCGAGGAAGGAACGGTGCAGTTATTCCGTACCCATCCGATGGAAGAGCTGATTCTTGGCGTGGTAGGTGTACTGCAGTTCGAGGTACTGGAATACCGTTTGAAAGCCGAGTACGGGGTAGACATCATGCTGACGCGTATGCCGTATCAAATCGCTCGCTGGCTCGAAGGGGAGAAAGCAGACCTCGATGTTGTCAAGAACAGAACCGTTTCTGACCGTTATGGCCGTCCGGTTATGCTGTTTGAGAGCGAGTACCAGTTGCGTGTCGCGATGGATAAGTACTCGAATATCAAGTTCCACGAGAGTTCTCTTGGCTTGAAATCCGTTCATTCTTAA
- a CDS encoding histidine phosphatase family protein, translating into MQILLIRHGQSEADILNVHEGKADFSLTEEGRKQVRLMAARVLEQFPPEFIWASTLKRASETASILAETVGCPVQYIPELQEHNNGDLAGKPLEEVPFPWGILPHEKLGGDGESKIEFRARGEQIYSAIRHLSTSYKRIAIVSHGGMISRIIESFLQLPVLHDIYFATGDTGIHLLEYNEYGRLIHFTNSTTHLDTIA; encoded by the coding sequence ATGCAAATTTTGTTGATTCGACATGGACAATCCGAAGCTGACATTTTGAATGTACATGAAGGTAAGGCAGATTTTTCTTTGACAGAAGAAGGGCGTAAACAGGTACGGCTCATGGCAGCACGTGTTCTAGAGCAGTTTCCTCCAGAATTTATTTGGGCGAGCACACTCAAGCGAGCCAGTGAGACCGCCTCTATTTTGGCTGAGACAGTGGGTTGTCCGGTTCAGTACATACCCGAGCTGCAAGAGCACAATAATGGGGACCTGGCAGGCAAGCCCTTAGAGGAAGTCCCGTTTCCTTGGGGAATCTTGCCGCACGAAAAGCTGGGCGGAGATGGCGAGAGCAAGATTGAATTCCGCGCACGCGGGGAGCAAATCTATTCCGCAATCAGACATCTTAGTACTTCCTATAAAAGAATTGCGATTGTTTCCCACGGAGGCATGATCTCAAGAATCATCGAAAGCTTCTTGCAACTGCCTGTCTTGCACGACATTTACTTTGCCACAGGCGACACTGGTATCCACTTGTTGGAGTATAACGAATACGGACGTCTGATCCATTTCACCAATTCTACGACTCACTTGGACACCATAGCCTAG
- a CDS encoding GNAT family N-acetyltransferase: MIKEKAGVVPLKVLETDRLILRWQTAEDADFVLKLMNEPSWIRFIGNRGLRTTEDARNYILNGAVAMYESLGFGLYLTELKEGNVPIGLCGLIKRDSLEDVDIGFAFLPAYWGKGYAYEAASAVLAHGKEVVGLQRIVAITNPDNESSANLLKKIGLQEKGMITLPNDTKEVRFFAIEF, translated from the coding sequence ATGATAAAAGAAAAGGCTGGTGTCGTTCCATTGAAAGTGCTGGAAACAGATCGTCTCATCCTCCGCTGGCAAACGGCCGAAGACGCTGATTTTGTCTTGAAACTGATGAATGAACCTTCTTGGATTCGATTTATTGGCAATCGTGGTCTTCGTACGACGGAAGACGCCCGCAACTATATTTTGAATGGTGCTGTCGCAATGTACGAGAGTCTTGGCTTTGGTCTGTATTTGACAGAACTGAAGGAAGGAAATGTTCCGATCGGTTTATGTGGACTGATTAAGAGAGATTCGTTGGAGGATGTTGATATCGGTTTTGCCTTTCTGCCTGCATACTGGGGTAAAGGCTACGCGTATGAGGCAGCCTCTGCCGTTCTTGCCCACGGAAAAGAAGTTGTCGGCTTACAGCGCATCGTAGCAATCACCAACCCCGATAATGAGTCTTCTGCCAATCTTCTAAAGAAAATCGGCCTGCAAGAAAAAGGGATGATCACCCTTCCCAATGATACGAAGGAGGTCAGGTTTTTTGCCATCGAATTCTAG
- a CDS encoding M24 family metallopeptidase gives MQERLEKLHAYMESRNLDALIITHPKNVYYFTGFLTEPHERFMGLVLVRGESPFLFVPLLDGEKAREACPAIMIYTHDDSQDALTVLKHLLPTPLSHIGVEKNHLTAKTYESLVSIVQAIEAVDVGELLCNIRVAKDESEIATIKRAIWVMEESLRRTLPLISVGMTELDVVAELEYQMKKLKAQGPSFSTIVLAGEKAALPHGDPGNRLIQAGEVLLIDAGVYVDGYVSDLTRTFAVGQLGAELLDMYDTVLQANLAGIQAVHPGAPIADVDLAARAVIADRGYGEFFINRVGHGIGLELHEAPYVHSQAAGELIPGMVFTIEPGIYHSQIGGIRIEDNVLVTKDGVEVLTSFPKELQILG, from the coding sequence ATGCAGGAAAGATTGGAAAAGCTGCACGCGTATATGGAAAGCAGGAACCTGGACGCATTGATTATTACGCACCCCAAAAACGTGTACTATTTTACCGGATTTTTGACAGAGCCACATGAACGTTTTATGGGTCTCGTTTTAGTGAGAGGCGAGTCCCCCTTCCTCTTCGTTCCATTGCTGGACGGTGAAAAAGCACGGGAGGCTTGTCCTGCCATTATGATTTACACGCATGACGATTCACAGGATGCGCTAACCGTGCTCAAGCATTTGCTGCCGACTCCCCTCTCTCACATTGGTGTGGAGAAGAACCATTTGACAGCGAAAACATATGAGTCGCTCGTATCGATCGTGCAAGCTATAGAAGCAGTAGATGTCGGAGAATTGCTGTGCAATATACGCGTGGCTAAGGATGAATCTGAAATCGCTACTATCAAGCGAGCGATTTGGGTGATGGAGGAATCCCTACGCCGTACGCTCCCTCTGATATCCGTAGGAATGACGGAGCTGGACGTCGTCGCAGAGCTGGAATACCAGATGAAAAAGCTAAAAGCCCAAGGCCCTTCCTTTTCCACGATTGTACTAGCTGGAGAAAAAGCAGCACTGCCCCATGGTGACCCGGGGAATCGGCTGATTCAGGCAGGAGAAGTTTTGTTGATTGACGCAGGGGTGTATGTCGATGGGTATGTATCGGATCTGACTCGTACTTTTGCAGTTGGTCAACTGGGTGCGGAATTGCTAGACATGTACGATACAGTCTTGCAAGCGAATCTGGCCGGGATACAGGCCGTTCACCCGGGGGCTCCGATCGCAGATGTAGACCTAGCTGCACGAGCTGTCATTGCGGACCGGGGCTATGGAGAATTTTTCATCAATCGTGTAGGCCACGGGATCGGATTGGAGCTTCATGAGGCCCCGTACGTTCACAGCCAGGCAGCAGGAGAACTCATCCCAGGCATGGTTTTCACGATTGAACCGGGCATTTATCATTCGCAGATCGGTGGCATTCGTATTGAAGACAATGTGCTCGTCACGAAGGATGGCGTAGAAGTATTGACGTCTTTTCCCAAAGAGTTGCAAATCCTCGGATAA
- a CDS encoding helix-turn-helix domain-containing protein, producing the protein MEQVYKKIRALRIQQELTLKDLSEKSGFSVSFLSQVERGNSSLAITSLQKIAECLGVPITYFFEVEKDVTYHTPIAKRKTLQIEGSPVKYVRIGGNFPDRALEPLLNVLPPGQTKHVAFQHPGEEFYYVVKGCVTIVVDETEYHLEQGDTIHFPSSLLHTWYNPSTVEEAEILSVLTPVIFRT; encoded by the coding sequence TTGGAGCAAGTTTACAAAAAAATACGAGCGCTTCGTATACAGCAGGAGCTTACATTAAAGGATTTAAGTGAGAAATCAGGATTCTCCGTCAGTTTCTTATCGCAAGTAGAGCGTGGTAACAGCTCGCTCGCGATTACTTCTCTGCAAAAAATTGCGGAATGTCTGGGCGTCCCCATTACGTACTTCTTTGAAGTAGAAAAAGATGTCACGTACCACACGCCCATAGCAAAGCGTAAAACGTTGCAGATTGAAGGGTCACCTGTGAAGTACGTTCGAATCGGTGGGAATTTTCCTGACAGGGCGCTTGAGCCTCTCCTCAACGTGTTGCCACCCGGACAGACGAAGCATGTCGCCTTTCAGCATCCCGGTGAAGAATTTTACTATGTCGTAAAAGGATGTGTCACCATCGTCGTCGACGAAACGGAATACCATCTCGAGCAAGGAGACACGATTCACTTCCCTTCCTCTCTCCTTCATACGTGGTACAATCCTTCCACTGTTGAAGAAGCCGAGATCCTGTCCGTTTTGACGCCTGTTATTTTTAGAACCTAA
- a CDS encoding MFS transporter, with amino-acid sequence MRALLLVVLFLVAFDMHAQTPLLAPYLNVLGVSAAMIGFVLGGYAISNLTGNLLAGPFLDRYPKKWFIAGGLILAGVMLIGQGIVQNTAGFFTFRLMLGFLMAFVSPACSALLGETGKTALEQGEIMGKKGLVLTSAGIVSPAVGSFLAVQFGYGQSFVILGYMMIIAGVFAWMMLPDRVEGSTPSPPRIKGGGKKSLTAILENRMLYPAFLGGFAIIYAQGTIIYEVPLLIQRQGLSPAVTGILFSLKGLGALAILCQFWLHRVPVETRTFAGLGVLSLLLYALAIGLAIPIHVMMFFFGACFGMLFPAFATILTVHSPREQYGSVFSIYSAVLSIGAVLSPVLAGLLGNWHHSYFIAFFVTAGVCLIGGLHRFLLSGVPR; translated from the coding sequence TTGAGGGCTCTCTTGTTAGTGGTTTTGTTTCTGGTTGCCTTTGACATGCATGCGCAGACGCCTCTTCTTGCGCCGTATTTAAACGTATTGGGTGTATCCGCTGCGATGATCGGCTTCGTGCTCGGCGGTTATGCGATCAGTAATTTGACAGGAAACCTGCTCGCTGGCCCTTTTCTCGATCGCTATCCGAAAAAATGGTTTATTGCAGGTGGATTGATTTTGGCTGGGGTGATGCTGATTGGTCAAGGCATCGTGCAAAATACCGCGGGTTTCTTTACCTTTCGTCTGATGCTCGGGTTCTTGATGGCGTTTGTATCGCCTGCTTGTTCTGCCTTGCTCGGAGAAACAGGGAAGACGGCACTTGAGCAGGGCGAGATCATGGGCAAAAAGGGATTGGTCCTTACCTCGGCAGGTATCGTATCCCCGGCAGTCGGTAGCTTTTTGGCGGTGCAGTTCGGCTATGGTCAATCGTTCGTAATTCTTGGCTACATGATGATCATTGCTGGTGTTTTCGCATGGATGATGCTGCCGGATAGAGTAGAGGGAAGCACGCCATCCCCGCCACGGATCAAAGGTGGAGGCAAGAAGAGCCTTACCGCCATCCTGGAAAATCGAATGCTGTACCCTGCGTTTCTTGGGGGATTTGCGATCATTTACGCTCAGGGAACGATCATCTACGAAGTGCCCTTGCTCATCCAAAGACAAGGGCTGTCCCCGGCTGTTACTGGCATATTGTTCAGTTTGAAAGGATTGGGGGCCCTTGCGATTTTGTGCCAGTTTTGGCTACATCGTGTACCCGTTGAGACGAGAACATTTGCTGGATTGGGTGTGCTTAGCCTTCTTTTATACGCCCTCGCAATCGGTTTGGCGATTCCGATTCATGTGATGATGTTTTTCTTCGGTGCGTGCTTTGGGATGCTGTTCCCGGCTTTTGCGACCATTTTGACGGTACATTCACCCCGAGAGCAATACGGTAGCGTGTTTAGTATTTACTCAGCGGTATTGTCGATCGGTGCGGTATTGAGCCCAGTATTGGCAGGCTTGCTGGGGAATTGGCACCATTCGTACTTCATTGCGTTTTTTGTAACAGCCGGTGTTTGTCTGATTGGGGGACTGCATCGATTCTTGTTAAGCGGGGTTCCGCGATAA